The following are encoded together in the Xanthobacter autotrophicus Py2 genome:
- a CDS encoding protein of unknown function DUF1052 (PFAM: protein of unknown function DUF1052~KEGG: bov:BOV_0132 hypothetical protein): MPELRPDGRQSETARAVQRGVLRHLALAGLAGIPEFALVSGRRADILALGPKGEITIIEIKSSVTDFRTDAKWPEYRAFCDRLMFAVPLDFPVEILPQETGLLVADAFGAECLREPPVHPLPPATRKALTLRFARAAATRLAVLYDPDLLRG, translated from the coding sequence TTGCCCGAACTGCGGCCGGACGGGCGCCAGTCGGAGACGGCGCGGGCGGTGCAGCGCGGCGTGCTGCGGCATCTGGCGCTGGCAGGTCTGGCGGGTATTCCGGAATTCGCGCTGGTGTCGGGCCGCCGGGCGGACATTCTGGCGCTGGGGCCGAAGGGCGAGATCACCATCATCGAGATCAAGTCGTCGGTGACGGATTTCCGCACCGACGCCAAGTGGCCGGAGTATCGCGCCTTCTGCGACCGGCTCATGTTCGCCGTGCCGCTGGATTTCCCCGTGGAGATCCTGCCGCAGGAGACCGGGCTGCTGGTGGCGGACGCCTTCGGGGCGGAATGCCTGCGGGAACCGCCGGTGCATCCGCTGCCGCCGGCCACCCGCAAGGCCCTGACCCTGCGCTTCGCCCGCGCCGCCGCCACGCGGCTGGCCGTGCTCTACGACCCGGACCTGCTCCGGGGCTGA
- a CDS encoding putative ribonuclease BN (TIGRFAM: putative ribonuclease BN~PFAM: ribonuclease BN~KEGG: bra:BRADO6495 putative ribonuclease BN-like family transmembrane protein) — MWKETGVPMLRRIIHIPLDAFWTFAADDGWAIASHIALSALMSLFPFLIFVTALAGFLNLQPLANETIQLILETWPQQVAGPISREIYNVVNQVRTDVLTYGVVLAIYFSSNGIESLRIGLNRAYGVKEMRSWYWLRLESIGYVLLAAVSMLALSFLVVLGPLLWQAAVAQVPALAPFSGAITLIRFGATAIILVVSLVVAHLWLPAGRRSLAEVAPGILVTLVLWLVAATAFGFYLAEFPANYVSTYAGLASVMIALVFLYLTASIFVFGGELNAAIKRGFAATPAEAEAGATPVEAKR; from the coding sequence ATGTGGAAGGAAACGGGAGTCCCCATGCTGCGGCGCATCATCCATATTCCGCTGGATGCGTTCTGGACCTTCGCCGCCGACGACGGCTGGGCGATCGCCAGCCATATCGCCCTCTCGGCGCTGATGTCGCTGTTCCCGTTCCTGATCTTCGTGACCGCGCTGGCTGGCTTCCTCAACCTCCAGCCTTTGGCCAACGAGACCATCCAGCTGATCCTGGAAACCTGGCCCCAGCAGGTGGCTGGCCCCATCTCCCGCGAGATCTACAATGTGGTGAACCAGGTGCGCACCGACGTGCTCACCTATGGCGTGGTGCTGGCCATCTACTTCTCATCCAACGGCATCGAGAGCCTGCGCATCGGCCTCAACCGCGCCTATGGGGTGAAGGAGATGCGCTCCTGGTACTGGCTCAGGCTGGAATCCATCGGCTACGTGCTGCTCGCCGCCGTCTCCATGCTCGCCCTGTCGTTCCTGGTGGTGCTGGGGCCGCTGCTGTGGCAGGCGGCGGTGGCGCAGGTGCCGGCGCTGGCCCCCTTCTCGGGGGCCATCACCCTGATCCGCTTCGGCGCCACCGCCATCATCCTGGTGGTGTCGCTGGTGGTCGCCCATCTGTGGCTGCCGGCGGGGCGGCGCTCGCTCGCCGAGGTGGCGCCGGGGATCCTGGTGACATTGGTGCTGTGGCTGGTGGCGGCCACCGCCTTCGGCTTCTACCTCGCCGAATTTCCCGCCAATTACGTCAGCACCTATGCCGGCCTCGCCTCGGTGATGATCGCCCTGGTCTTTCTGTACCTCACTGCATCCATCTTCGTGTTCGGCGGCGAGCTCAACGCCGCCATCAAGCGCGGCTTCGCCGCCACCCCCGCCGAGGCTGAAGCTGGCGCCACCCCGGTGGAAGCCAAGCGGTGA
- a CDS encoding conserved hypothetical protein (KEGG: rpe:RPE_0239 hypothetical protein) has product MPSLMERLSSLLGPSHFKLGLRAAVAGLVAYGLATGLALPNGYWAVLTAVLVVQATIGASLTVAIDRALGTVVGGVVGVAAAMLAGNSATLTYVALGIAVFFTATLSARSASFKLAPVTVVIVLLADPSHLEPWLSGLHRVFEIAVGGVVGMASSILILPERALLRLFPFCAKALRLNAGLLELGRDGLLGRGLDPSALDRLNSGARQALRAADARIAEALREQVGGWTGQVDPAPVVRCCRRLWHSVIILLRGADRPMDTEVATRVAPSLDAAVAGLNGHMLALADRLDGQKVEGLEQKAQAARAAVAALEAEAERLNGEGVLETAGADTLTALFAAVSACNHVRENLDDLAARFDEVEAER; this is encoded by the coding sequence TTGCCCAGCCTCATGGAGCGTCTCTCCAGCCTCTTGGGCCCCAGCCATTTCAAGCTCGGGCTGCGGGCGGCCGTCGCCGGGTTGGTGGCCTACGGGCTGGCCACCGGCCTTGCCCTGCCCAACGGCTATTGGGCGGTGCTCACCGCGGTTCTGGTAGTGCAGGCCACCATCGGCGCGAGCCTGACGGTCGCCATCGACCGGGCGCTGGGCACGGTGGTGGGCGGTGTGGTGGGCGTGGCGGCGGCCATGCTGGCGGGCAATTCGGCGACGCTGACCTATGTGGCACTGGGCATCGCCGTGTTCTTCACCGCCACCTTGTCGGCCCGCTCCGCCAGCTTCAAGCTGGCGCCGGTGACGGTGGTGATCGTGCTGCTGGCGGACCCCAGCCATCTGGAGCCGTGGCTTTCCGGCCTGCACCGGGTGTTCGAGATCGCGGTGGGCGGGGTGGTGGGCATGGCCTCGTCCATCCTGATCCTGCCCGAGCGCGCGCTGCTGCGGCTGTTTCCGTTCTGCGCCAAGGCCCTGCGCCTCAATGCCGGGCTGCTGGAGCTGGGCCGCGATGGTCTGCTGGGCCGTGGCCTCGACCCCAGCGCCCTCGACCGGCTGAATTCCGGCGCGCGCCAGGCCCTGCGCGCTGCCGATGCGCGCATCGCCGAGGCGCTGCGCGAGCAGGTGGGTGGATGGACCGGGCAGGTGGATCCGGCGCCGGTGGTGCGGTGTTGCCGCCGGCTGTGGCACTCGGTGATCATCCTGCTGCGCGGCGCCGACCGGCCCATGGACACGGAGGTCGCCACTCGCGTCGCCCCGAGCCTCGATGCCGCGGTGGCCGGGCTGAACGGCCATATGCTCGCCCTCGCCGATCGCCTGGATGGCCAGAAGGTGGAAGGCCTGGAGCAGAAGGCGCAGGCTGCGCGGGCGGCGGTGGCGGCGCTGGAGGCCGAGGCCGAGCGCCTCAATGGCGAGGGTGTGCTGGAGACGGCGGGCGCCGACACGCTCACCGCGCTGTTTGCGGCGGTCTCCGCCTGCAACCATGTGCGCGAGAACCTGGACGATCTCGCCGCCCGCTTCGACGAGGTCGAGGCGGAACGGTAG
- a CDS encoding acyl-CoA dehydrogenase domain protein (PFAM: acyl-CoA dehydrogenase domain protein; Acyl-CoA dehydrogenase type 2 domain~KEGG: rsq:Rsph17025_2567 acyl-CoA dehydrogenase domain protein), translated as MSASAALQTVATDTLDAVALGRTATARLEALLAEATSLVKAQVTEGGRISPALLEREQRSTHGLAWLATYVFSVRELVHYADRLTEMGKFGATEKLIVQIGLGEYVAQILGGIPMSQGEIVRLGDLYVSDDTEAALRADPAIATLAAKGNTAASRAALADIIRGAHPTGTIGEAGLDETTEAMRTEMHRFVEAEVAPHAHEWHLKNDYIPLEIITHLSEMGVFGLTIPEEFGGLGLPKEAMCVVTEELSRGYIGVGSLGTRSEIAAELILAGGTDDQKAHYLPKLAAGEILPTAVFTEPNTGSDLASLRTRAVKEGDVYKVSGNKTWITHPVRADVMTLLVRTNPAEPGYKGLSILLAEKPRGSDENPFPAEGMTGGEIEVLGYRGMKEYEIGFDGFTVPAANLLGGEEGQGFKQLMTTFESARIQTAARAVGVAQAAMEVGLKYAEERIQFGKALIHFPRVADKIVMMAVETMIARQITYFAARAKDEGRRTDLEAGMAKLLGARVAWAAADNALQIHGGNGFALEYPVSRILCDARILNIFEGAAEIQAQVIARRLLDGGN; from the coding sequence ATGAGCGCCAGCGCCGCCCTTCAGACCGTCGCCACCGACACACTGGATGCCGTCGCGCTCGGCCGCACGGCCACGGCGCGGCTGGAAGCCCTGCTGGCGGAAGCCACCTCCCTGGTCAAGGCGCAGGTGACCGAGGGTGGCCGCATCTCCCCGGCGCTGCTGGAGCGCGAGCAGCGCTCGACCCATGGCCTTGCGTGGCTCGCAACTTATGTCTTCTCGGTGCGCGAGCTGGTGCATTATGCCGACCGCCTCACCGAGATGGGCAAGTTCGGCGCCACCGAAAAGCTGATCGTGCAGATCGGCCTTGGCGAATACGTCGCCCAGATTCTCGGCGGCATTCCCATGAGCCAGGGCGAGATCGTCCGCCTCGGCGACCTCTACGTCTCGGACGACACCGAGGCCGCCCTGCGCGCCGATCCGGCCATCGCGACCCTCGCGGCCAAGGGCAATACGGCGGCGAGCCGCGCGGCGCTGGCGGACATCATCCGCGGCGCCCACCCCACCGGCACCATCGGCGAAGCCGGCCTCGACGAGACCACCGAGGCCATGCGCACCGAGATGCACCGCTTCGTGGAGGCGGAGGTGGCTCCCCACGCCCACGAATGGCACCTGAAGAACGACTATATCCCGCTGGAGATCATCACCCACCTCTCCGAGATGGGCGTGTTCGGCCTCACCATCCCGGAGGAATTCGGCGGCCTCGGCCTGCCCAAGGAGGCCATGTGCGTGGTCACCGAGGAGCTGTCGCGCGGCTATATCGGCGTCGGCTCGCTGGGTACCCGCTCGGAAATCGCGGCGGAACTGATCCTCGCCGGCGGCACCGACGACCAGAAGGCCCATTACCTGCCGAAGCTCGCGGCCGGTGAGATCCTGCCCACGGCGGTGTTCACCGAGCCCAACACCGGCTCGGACCTCGCCTCCCTTCGCACCCGCGCGGTGAAGGAGGGTGATGTCTACAAGGTCTCCGGCAACAAGACCTGGATCACCCACCCCGTCCGCGCCGACGTTATGACGCTGCTGGTGCGCACCAATCCGGCCGAGCCGGGCTACAAGGGCCTGTCCATCCTGCTGGCCGAGAAGCCGCGCGGCTCCGATGAGAACCCGTTCCCCGCCGAGGGCATGACCGGCGGCGAGATCGAGGTGCTCGGCTATCGCGGCATGAAGGAATACGAGATCGGCTTCGACGGCTTCACCGTGCCGGCGGCCAACCTGCTGGGCGGTGAGGAGGGTCAGGGCTTCAAGCAGCTCATGACCACCTTCGAGAGCGCCCGCATCCAGACCGCCGCCCGCGCCGTGGGCGTGGCCCAGGCGGCCATGGAGGTGGGCCTGAAATATGCCGAGGAGCGCATCCAGTTCGGCAAGGCCCTCATTCACTTCCCCCGCGTCGCCGACAAGATCGTGATGATGGCGGTGGAGACCATGATCGCCCGCCAGATCACCTACTTCGCCGCCCGCGCCAAGGACGAGGGGCGCCGCACCGACCTTGAGGCCGGCATGGCCAAGCTCTTGGGCGCCCGCGTCGCCTGGGCGGCGGCGGACAATGCGCTGCAGATCCACGGCGGCAACGGCTTCGCGCTGGAATATCCGGTGTCGCGCATCCTGTGCGACGCGCGCATCCTCAACATCTTCGAGGGCGCGGCCGAGATCCAGGCGCAGGTGATTGCCCGCCGCCTGCTCGACGGCGGCAACTGA
- a CDS encoding GCN5-related N-acetyltransferase (PFAM: GCN5-related N-acetyltransferase~KEGG: ret:RHE_CH00270 probable acetyltransferase protein), whose translation MSEAVLIEDARPADEAEWRRLWAGYNAFYEASVAPQVTDRTWQRMLDPASPLLGRVARRGGGLAGFSISVLHEGTWVVAPVCYLEDLFVDPACRGLGIGRSLIADLVSLGKARGWSRLYWHTRRDNPARALYDRFVAADDFVRYRMEL comes from the coding sequence ATGAGCGAGGCCGTGCTGATCGAGGATGCCCGGCCGGCGGACGAGGCCGAGTGGCGCCGGCTCTGGGCGGGCTACAACGCCTTCTATGAGGCGAGCGTCGCCCCGCAGGTCACCGACCGCACATGGCAACGCATGCTCGATCCCGCCTCTCCCCTGCTGGGCCGCGTGGCCCGGCGCGGCGGGGGGCTGGCGGGATTTTCAATCAGCGTCCTGCATGAGGGCACCTGGGTGGTGGCCCCGGTCTGCTATCTGGAAGACCTGTTCGTGGACCCCGCCTGCCGTGGCCTCGGCATCGGCCGCAGCCTGATCGCCGATCTCGTCAGCCTCGGCAAGGCGCGGGGCTGGTCGCGCCTTTACTGGCACACCCGCCGGGATAACCCGGCGCGCGCGCTCTACGATCGCTTTGTCGCGGCCGACGATTTTGTCAGGTACCGCATGGAGCTGTGA
- a CDS encoding NmrA family protein (PFAM: NAD-dependent epimerase/dehydratase; 3-beta hydroxysteroid dehydrogenase/isomerase; dTDP-4-dehydrorhamnose reductase; NmrA family protein~KEGG: atc:AGR_C_1732 hypothetical protein) produces MYLPDTWFPMETYQAAFREQDMSDAILVIGATGNVGRPLVEALKARGARVRAASRSGKAVDGAEGVAFDIADPATFGPALAGVKSAFVMLPTGSMDPKGQLLPLIAAAAARKVKVVFQSVLGADADEAIPYRQVERALEASGTPYVILRPNWFADNFHTFWKPGLDHGVIAVPAGAGKSSFIDTRDIAESAAAALTSDRFDGRAFNLTGPEALGYGDAAAILAPVIGRPVTYTPIDDGTFVGILVGAGVPQDYARFLASIFVPVREGWTAAVTTDVETLTGHAPRSLETYAKDNADRLK; encoded by the coding sequence ATGTATCTCCCCGATACATGGTTTCCAATGGAAACCTATCAGGCAGCATTTCGGGAGCAGGACATGAGCGACGCGATTCTGGTGATCGGGGCCACGGGCAATGTGGGCCGCCCTCTGGTTGAGGCGCTCAAGGCGCGGGGCGCCCGGGTCAGGGCCGCCTCGCGCTCCGGCAAGGCGGTGGACGGGGCCGAGGGCGTCGCCTTCGATATCGCCGATCCCGCCACCTTCGGCCCGGCCCTTGCCGGGGTAAAGAGCGCCTTCGTGATGCTGCCCACCGGCTCCATGGACCCCAAGGGCCAGCTTCTGCCGCTGATCGCGGCCGCTGCCGCCCGCAAGGTGAAGGTGGTGTTCCAGAGCGTGCTTGGCGCCGATGCGGATGAAGCCATCCCCTACCGGCAGGTGGAGCGGGCGCTGGAGGCGTCAGGCACGCCCTATGTGATCCTGCGGCCCAACTGGTTCGCGGACAATTTCCACACCTTCTGGAAGCCGGGCCTCGACCACGGCGTCATCGCCGTGCCGGCGGGCGCGGGCAAGTCCAGCTTCATCGACACCCGCGACATCGCCGAAAGCGCCGCGGCGGCGCTGACCTCCGACCGGTTCGACGGCCGCGCCTTCAACCTCACCGGCCCCGAGGCGCTGGGCTATGGGGACGCGGCGGCGATCCTCGCCCCGGTCATCGGCAGGCCGGTCACCTACACCCCCATCGACGACGGCACCTTCGTCGGCATCCTTGTGGGCGCCGGCGTGCCGCAGGACTATGCCCGCTTCCTCGCCTCCATCTTCGTGCCGGTGCGCGAGGGCTGGACCGCCGCCGTCACCACGGACGTGGAGACCCTGACCGGCCACGCGCCCCGGTCGCTGGAAACCTATGCGAAAGACAATGCGGACCGCCTGAAATAG
- a CDS encoding transcriptional regulator, HxlR family (PFAM: helix-turn-helix HxlR type~KEGG: ret:RHE_CH02586 putative transcriptional regulator protein) — MDQPYDVYQDRCPTRMVLDRLADKWALLILDRLRDGPVRFNHLRRDIAGISQKVLSQTLKKLERDGLISRQVFPTVPVTVEYALTGLGRTLTDTVAALAHWAEANMDAVLAAQKAYDSIVR, encoded by the coding sequence ATGGATCAGCCCTATGATGTCTATCAGGATCGCTGCCCCACCCGCATGGTTCTGGACCGGCTGGCGGACAAATGGGCGCTGCTGATCCTCGACCGGCTGCGGGATGGCCCGGTGCGGTTCAACCATCTGCGGCGCGACATTGCCGGCATCTCGCAGAAGGTGCTGTCGCAGACCTTGAAGAAGCTGGAGCGGGACGGCCTCATCTCGCGGCAGGTGTTCCCCACCGTGCCGGTGACGGTGGAATATGCCCTCACCGGCCTCGGCCGCACCCTCACCGACACCGTCGCAGCGCTCGCCCACTGGGCCGAGGCCAACATGGATGCCGTGCTCGCAGCCCAGAAGGCCTATGATTCCATCGTGCGGTGA
- a CDS encoding putative transcriptional regulator, XRE family (SMART: helix-turn-helix domain protein~KEGG: rpb:RPB_4482 transcriptional regulator, XRE family): MPIIVNLDVMLARRKMRSRELAERIGITEQNVSLLKSGKVKGVRFDTLARICEILGCQPGDILEYVPGPEEEAD; encoded by the coding sequence ATGCCCATCATCGTCAATCTCGACGTGATGCTGGCGCGCCGCAAGATGCGATCGCGCGAGCTTGCCGAGCGCATCGGCATCACCGAACAGAACGTCTCGCTGCTGAAGTCGGGCAAGGTGAAGGGCGTGCGCTTCGACACGCTGGCGCGCATCTGCGAGATCCTCGGCTGCCAGCCGGGGGATATCCTGGAATATGTGCCGGGGCCGGAAGAGGAGGCGGACTAG
- a CDS encoding conserved hypothetical protein (KEGG: rpb:RPB_4481 hypothetical protein): protein MSSTPLDPRLRRLVRLGRTLSLVTLVVLLLLVASGLGIWLRPALVEQMVVPRLGLAGHRVSLDGASLCAGLVISAVPLGILAYGLLQVRQIFRDFGRGELISQTLAHRLERFGAAVAVQGLISPFVGAALSVALTLGNPPGERALAVSLSSHDVVAVIVGLLIIGVGAVMREAARIAEENASFV from the coding sequence ATGTCTTCCACGCCCCTCGACCCCCGCCTTCGTCGCCTCGTACGGCTTGGCCGCACGCTCTCCCTGGTCACCCTCGTGGTGCTCTTGCTGCTGGTGGCATCGGGCCTCGGCATCTGGCTGCGCCCGGCCCTCGTGGAGCAGATGGTGGTGCCGCGCCTCGGCCTCGCCGGGCACCGGGTCTCGCTTGACGGCGCGAGCCTGTGCGCCGGCCTCGTCATCTCCGCGGTGCCGCTCGGCATCCTGGCCTATGGATTGCTGCAGGTCCGCCAGATCTTCCGCGACTTCGGACGCGGCGAACTCATCTCGCAGACGCTGGCGCACCGCCTCGAACGCTTCGGAGCGGCGGTTGCCGTTCAGGGACTGATCAGCCCGTTCGTCGGCGCTGCGCTGAGCGTCGCGCTCACCCTGGGCAATCCCCCTGGCGAACGCGCCCTCGCCGTGTCGCTGTCGAGCCACGACGTGGTGGCGGTGATCGTCGGACTGCTGATCATCGGCGTCGGCGCGGTCATGCGCGAGGCGGCGCGAATCGCCGAAGAAAATGCAAGCTTCGTCTAG
- a CDS encoding conserved hypothetical protein (KEGG: rpd:RPD_4330 hypothetical protein), which yields MQSLMRNDMRLGRAFVRRSMLLLSLALSVGACSHVPVSSLPQLASLDLDTADLSVLRAAVRAPKEIAPVPGGAFVSMSYWRQGEEGRKTTVQASLEVEADPRALAALKEEEREGQRITVFRLTDEGRRKLEAARSEMLALKSDELAKGRRLHGSLAVSAEGCVRGALPAGPLLLSTYLRLKPGGNFVPLIRDVDLRSLLAQAGSDETAMKACAG from the coding sequence ATGCAATCGCTAATGAGAAATGACATGCGTCTCGGCCGTGCCTTTGTCCGCCGCTCCATGCTCCTGCTGTCGCTGGCCCTGTCCGTCGGCGCCTGCTCGCATGTTCCCGTCAGCAGCCTGCCGCAGCTGGCGAGCCTCGATCTTGATACGGCGGATCTCTCGGTGCTGCGCGCCGCCGTGCGGGCGCCGAAGGAGATCGCGCCGGTGCCCGGCGGCGCATTCGTCAGCATGTCCTATTGGCGGCAGGGCGAGGAGGGTCGCAAGACCACCGTCCAGGCGTCGCTGGAGGTGGAGGCCGACCCGAGGGCGCTCGCCGCCCTGAAGGAGGAGGAGCGCGAGGGGCAACGCATCACCGTGTTCCGGCTGACCGACGAGGGGCGCCGCAAGCTTGAGGCCGCCCGCAGCGAGATGCTGGCGCTCAAGTCCGACGAGCTGGCCAAGGGGCGCCGCCTCCACGGCTCCCTCGCCGTGTCCGCTGAGGGCTGCGTCCGGGGTGCGCTGCCCGCGGGCCCGCTGCTGCTCAGCACCTACCTGCGGCTGAAGCCGGGCGGAAACTTCGTGCCGCTGATCCGGGACGTGGATCTGCGCAGCCTCCTGGCCCAGGCCGGCTCCGACGAAACCGCCATGAAGGCCTGTGCCGGCTGA
- a CDS encoding YbaK/prolyl-tRNA synthetase associated region (PFAM: YbaK/prolyl-tRNA synthetase associated region~KEGG: bov:BOV_A0838 hypothetical protein) translates to MPLTPDALLDLLAANGIAATTHAHPPVHTVAESQALRGDIPGAHTKNLFLRDGKKTYFLVAIAEDTPVNLKALKGPLGAKGSLSFGSAEALYEHLGVLPGSVTLLAAANDAAGLVTIAIDAALLKAEAVCCHPLTNERTTSLTPQALDAFFRLTGHEPLVIDIPPAPEA, encoded by the coding sequence ATGCCCCTGACCCCCGACGCGCTCCTCGACCTGCTTGCCGCAAACGGCATCGCCGCCACCACCCATGCCCATCCGCCGGTGCACACGGTGGCCGAATCCCAAGCCCTGCGCGGCGACATTCCCGGCGCCCACACCAAGAACCTGTTCCTGCGCGACGGGAAGAAGACCTATTTCCTGGTGGCCATCGCCGAGGACACGCCGGTGAACCTCAAGGCGCTGAAGGGGCCGCTGGGGGCCAAGGGCTCGCTGTCCTTCGGCTCGGCGGAGGCGCTCTACGAGCATCTGGGCGTGCTGCCGGGATCGGTGACCCTGCTCGCCGCCGCCAATGATGCGGCCGGCCTCGTGACCATCGCCATCGACGCCGCGCTGCTGAAGGCGGAGGCGGTGTGCTGCCACCCCCTCACCAACGAGCGCACCACCTCGCTCACCCCGCAGGCCCTCGACGCCTTCTTCCGCCTCACCGGCCATGAGCCGCTGGTGATCGATATCCCGCCAGCGCCCGAGGCGTAA